One region of Deinococcus fonticola genomic DNA includes:
- a CDS encoding GntR family transcriptional regulator translates to MAKYPLIKTTLKDRLLGGHYVEGLPLPSEPQLAREFEVSRMTARRAIDELEREGYVYRVQGAGTFPTGKRFRQGMFRIRPFKEWARHPDHRTTVLRAMQIEATPEIAVVLQINPGDPVIFVHRLRTAGDEALVIEKRYINAGLVPKLLEHNLGVESIHETMISMGVPLQRVEQNLEAVNLRQEEADLLRVPLGTAAFLLRRTTYSGNKRATYVNYWVRGDRYAFQDSFEP, encoded by the coding sequence ATGGCAAAGTACCCGTTGATCAAGACCACCTTAAAAGACCGGCTGCTGGGCGGACATTACGTCGAGGGACTGCCGCTGCCCAGCGAGCCGCAACTGGCCCGTGAGTTCGAGGTCTCGCGCATGACCGCCCGCCGCGCCATCGACGAACTGGAGCGCGAAGGCTACGTGTACCGCGTGCAGGGGGCAGGTACCTTCCCGACCGGCAAACGCTTCCGGCAGGGCATGTTCCGCATCCGACCCTTCAAGGAGTGGGCACGCCACCCCGATCACCGCACCACCGTGCTGCGGGCCATGCAGATCGAGGCCACGCCGGAAATCGCGGTGGTGTTGCAAATCAACCCCGGTGACCCGGTGATTTTCGTGCACCGCCTGCGCACAGCCGGCGACGAGGCGCTGGTCATCGAGAAGCGTTACATCAACGCCGGGCTGGTGCCGAAGCTGCTGGAGCACAACCTCGGCGTGGAAAGCATTCACGAGACGATGATCAGCATGGGCGTGCCCCTGCAGCGTGTGGAGCAGAACCTGGAGGCCGTGAACCTGCGTCAGGAGGAAGCGGATCTGCTGCGCGTGCCGCTGGGTACGGCCGCTTTTCTGCTGCGCCGCACCACGTACAGCGGGAACAAGCGCGCCACCTACGTGAACTACTGGGTGCGCGGCGACCGCTACGCCTTCCAGGACAGCTTCGAACCCTGA
- the glgX gene encoding glycogen debranching protein GlgX, with translation MPNSGTPTLRPGHPYPLGATWDGKGTNFALYSENATGVELCLFDDEGHETRYPMPEHTAFVWHGYLPGIGPGQRYGYRVHGEYAPERGLRFNPNVVLLDPYAKALDGTEQFDKGVFAYVMGEDDTRMQTEEQRGAPLGIVIDPMFNWVGDVKPDIPFHQSVIYEAHVKGLTMTHPDVPEALRGTYAGIATEPVLTYLKELGITAIEFLPVHQHVDDPFLLAKGLTNYWGYSTLSYFAPDVRYSAAARRGDFAGVVPEFKNMVRALHDAGIEVILDVVYNHTAEGNHMGPTMSFKGIDNPTYYRLVADNPRFYFDYTGTGNSLNVRHPQTLQLIMDSLRYWVTDMHVDGFRFDLASTLARGLHEVDQLSGFFTIIHQDPIISQVKLIAEPWDVGEGGYQVGNFPVNWAEWNGIYRDDMRAFWKGDGGLASEIGYRLTGSSDLYQNDGRKPYASINFVTAHDGFTLRDSVTYEVKHNDANGEGNADGHNHNITWNCGVEGETDDPDINRLRGQQTRNFLATLLLGQGTPMLLGGDEFGRTQKGNNNAYCQDNEISWYDWADIDEDLLAFTRKVIALHKTHPALHRRKFFSGRTIRGEDVSDIVWLRFDGQRMTDEDWSNHQTQSLGMFLDGDGLDDVDENGQPLRDDDLLLLFSSSHVDLPFQIPDLDACGEWELVLDTTDDHAQETVKAGETTILKGRSVKMYRCQR, from the coding sequence ATGCCCAACAGCGGAACCCCGACCTTACGCCCCGGTCACCCTTACCCCCTGGGAGCCACCTGGGACGGTAAGGGCACCAACTTTGCCCTGTACAGCGAGAACGCCACTGGCGTGGAACTGTGCCTTTTCGACGACGAGGGGCACGAGACCCGTTACCCCATGCCGGAACACACGGCCTTTGTGTGGCACGGTTACCTGCCCGGCATCGGCCCCGGCCAGCGTTACGGCTACCGCGTTCACGGCGAGTACGCCCCGGAAAGGGGCCTGCGCTTCAACCCCAACGTGGTGCTCCTCGACCCTTATGCCAAGGCGCTGGACGGCACCGAGCAATTCGATAAGGGCGTCTTCGCCTACGTCATGGGCGAGGACGATACCCGGATGCAGACCGAGGAACAGCGCGGCGCCCCGCTGGGCATCGTAATCGACCCGATGTTCAACTGGGTGGGCGACGTGAAACCCGACATTCCCTTTCACCAGTCGGTCATTTACGAGGCGCACGTCAAGGGCTTGACCATGACGCACCCGGACGTGCCGGAGGCCCTGCGCGGCACTTACGCCGGCATCGCCACCGAACCTGTCCTGACTTACCTGAAAGAACTGGGCATTACCGCCATCGAGTTTCTGCCCGTGCACCAGCACGTGGACGACCCCTTTCTCCTGGCGAAGGGCCTCACGAACTACTGGGGGTACTCCACGCTGTCTTACTTCGCGCCGGACGTGCGCTACTCGGCGGCGGCGCGGCGCGGGGACTTCGCGGGCGTGGTGCCGGAGTTCAAGAATATGGTTCGCGCCCTGCACGACGCCGGCATCGAGGTCATTCTGGACGTGGTGTACAACCACACTGCCGAAGGCAACCACATGGGGCCGACCATGTCCTTCAAAGGCATCGACAACCCCACCTATTACCGTCTGGTGGCCGATAACCCGCGCTTCTACTTCGACTACACCGGCACGGGCAACAGCCTGAACGTGCGCCACCCGCAGACCCTGCAACTGATCATGGACAGCCTGCGTTACTGGGTCACGGACATGCACGTGGACGGCTTCCGCTTCGATCTCGCCTCGACGCTGGCGCGCGGCCTGCACGAGGTGGATCAGCTTTCCGGGTTCTTCACCATCATCCACCAGGATCCCATCATTTCTCAGGTCAAGCTGATCGCCGAACCGTGGGACGTGGGCGAGGGCGGCTATCAGGTGGGCAATTTCCCCGTGAACTGGGCCGAATGGAACGGCATTTACCGCGACGACATGCGGGCTTTCTGGAAAGGCGACGGTGGGCTGGCCTCCGAGATCGGCTACCGCCTGACGGGCAGCAGCGACCTGTACCAGAACGACGGGCGCAAACCGTATGCCTCGATCAACTTCGTGACCGCGCACGACGGCTTTACCCTGCGCGACTCCGTGACCTATGAGGTCAAGCACAACGACGCTAACGGTGAAGGCAACGCCGACGGGCATAACCACAACATCACGTGGAATTGCGGGGTAGAGGGCGAAACCGACGATCCCGACATCAACAGGCTGCGCGGCCAGCAGACGCGGAATTTCCTGGCCACGCTGCTGCTGGGTCAGGGCACACCGATGCTGCTCGGCGGCGACGAGTTCGGGCGTACGCAAAAAGGCAACAACAACGCCTACTGCCAGGACAACGAAATCAGCTGGTACGACTGGGCCGATATCGACGAGGATCTGCTGGCCTTCACCAGAAAAGTGATCGCCCTGCACAAGACCCACCCCGCGCTGCACCGCCGCAAATTCTTCAGCGGACGCACCATTCGCGGCGAGGACGTCAGCGACATCGTGTGGCTGCGCTTCGACGGCCAGCGCATGACCGACGAGGACTGGAGCAACCACCAGACCCAGAGCCTCGGCATGTTCCTCGACGGAGATGGCCTGGACGACGTGGACGAGAACGGCCAACCCCTGCGCGACGACGACCTGCTGCTGCTGTTCAGCAGTTCTCACGTCGATCTACCGTTCCAGATTCCCGACCTCGACGCGTGCGGTGAATGGGAACTGGTGCTGGACACCACCGACGATCACGCGCAGGAAACCGTGAAAGCCGGGGAAACCACCATCCTGAAAGGCCGCAGCGTGAAAATGTACCGTTGTCAACGGTAA
- a CDS encoding pyridoxamine 5'-phosphate oxidase family protein — protein sequence MTLPPPDVVETLEQLESLFGEVGAPSLRKEVNFLHPVYQQWIQASPFLVLATSGPAGLDASPRGDPAGRLVHVQDAHTLLLPERRGNNRIDSLRNILHHPQVGLLFFVPGVNETLRVNGRARILSGADLLSRFVLDDKLPRCVLEISVETAFFQCGRAMVRSGLWNHNEPARVPSAGEMLQALTAGDIGGQQYDDTLPQRQRETLY from the coding sequence ATGACTCTGCCTCCGCCGGACGTGGTCGAAACGCTTGAGCAACTGGAGAGCCTGTTCGGGGAAGTGGGTGCCCCGTCGCTACGCAAAGAAGTGAATTTCCTTCACCCGGTGTACCAGCAGTGGATTCAGGCGTCCCCGTTCCTGGTGCTGGCGACCTCCGGCCCTGCTGGCCTGGACGCCTCCCCGCGAGGTGACCCGGCGGGACGACTGGTTCACGTGCAGGACGCGCACACGCTGCTGCTCCCGGAACGGCGTGGCAACAACCGCATCGATAGCCTGCGGAACATCCTTCACCACCCGCAGGTGGGTCTGCTTTTCTTCGTGCCGGGCGTCAACGAAACCCTGCGCGTCAATGGAAGGGCGCGAATTCTCTCGGGGGCAGACCTCCTTAGCCGTTTTGTGTTGGACGACAAACTGCCCAGGTGCGTACTGGAGATCAGTGTGGAGACGGCCTTCTTCCAGTGCGGACGCGCCATGGTTCGTTCCGGTCTGTGGAACCACAACGAACCTGCCCGCGTTCCCAGCGCAGGGGAGATGCTTCAGGCCCTCACCGCAGGCGACATTGGCGGACAGCAGTACGACGATACCCTGCCGCAGCGCCAGCGAGAAACGCTGTACTGA
- a CDS encoding DUF6194 family protein has translation MTEQEMMAALKELFPQASVTESQASFFWFVEGDEKKMRPFLTVVTTDEHDAASNLSRPGVYRLNFPLRPPQYRERFGSPPRPNAEWSVLDTGQDYTALDVLMPHPIYAPMNWVCILNPSHDGFQQLFPLLGEVYAQATTGQ, from the coding sequence ATGACCGAACAGGAAATGATGGCGGCCCTGAAGGAACTGTTTCCGCAGGCCAGCGTGACCGAATCACAGGCCAGCTTTTTCTGGTTCGTGGAAGGTGACGAGAAGAAAATGAGACCCTTCCTGACCGTCGTGACGACCGACGAGCACGACGCCGCCTCCAACCTTTCCAGACCCGGCGTGTACCGCCTGAATTTTCCTCTCCGCCCGCCGCAGTACCGGGAGCGCTTTGGCTCGCCTCCTAGGCCCAATGCCGAGTGGAGTGTGCTGGACACCGGCCAGGATTACACCGCGCTCGATGTCCTGATGCCGCATCCCATTTATGCCCCCATGAACTGGGTCTGTATCCTCAATCCCAGCCACGACGGTTTTCAGCAACTTTTCCCTTTGTTGGGCGAGGTGTATGCGCAGGCGACGACCGGGCAGTAG
- the treZ gene encoding malto-oligosyltrehalose trehalohydrolase: MTQEILTVESDMLASRLGAHPLPDGSGVRFRTWTTEAQKVAVRIGGQLYPMEAQGDGIFEALLNVPLGTKYFFDLDGVARPDPYARFLPDGVHREAEVVNLHAYPWRNTDWRGLKLEDCIFYELHVGSFTPQGTYRAAMEKLPYLKELGITALQLMPVASFAGQRGWGYDGTALYAPHAPYGRPEDLMALVDAAHGLGLGVFLDVVYNHFGPDGNYLTCYSPRYFTSRFSSAWGEGLDYAEPHMRRYITGNARMWLRDYHLDGLRLDATQAMPDDSPVHILRELAGEVHKLRGTHLLLAEDYRNLPEMVTEHHLDGIWIDDFHHEMRVTLTGDKDGYYQPYSGGAAALANAVNRGWVFEGQWWPLEDRPRGKPADTLEAPSLVYFIQNHDQVGNRAIGDRIHHLSHVSPALFRGASTLLLTLPMTPLIFMGQEWAASTPFPFFSDHHGELGKLVSEGRKKEFEGFSGFMGEDVLDPQDEATFQQAKLRWDEAESGEHGQTLRLYRTLTRLRQTDPVLRNRSRQHLSAGSLGNDLLWVKTETAAGQRVLLWNVGTADLKLDSLPLPFGLPQDVVFYSEADGQSSGFPPELPAGHALLLGTTA, from the coding sequence ATGACTCAGGAAATTTTGACGGTTGAATCGGACATGCTCGCCTCGCGCCTGGGGGCTCATCCCCTGCCGGACGGTTCCGGCGTGCGCTTCCGCACCTGGACGACAGAAGCGCAGAAGGTGGCGGTACGCATCGGTGGGCAGCTTTACCCGATGGAAGCGCAGGGCGACGGGATTTTTGAAGCGCTTCTGAATGTCCCGCTGGGAACGAAGTATTTCTTCGATCTGGATGGTGTGGCCCGCCCGGACCCGTATGCCCGGTTCCTGCCGGACGGCGTTCACCGCGAGGCGGAAGTGGTGAACCTGCACGCCTACCCGTGGCGCAACACAGACTGGCGCGGCCTGAAACTGGAGGACTGCATTTTTTACGAGCTGCACGTGGGATCGTTCACGCCGCAAGGCACCTACCGGGCAGCCATGGAGAAACTGCCGTACCTGAAGGAACTGGGCATCACGGCCCTTCAGCTGATGCCGGTGGCGTCGTTTGCCGGGCAACGCGGCTGGGGGTACGACGGCACAGCGCTGTACGCCCCCCACGCGCCGTACGGGCGGCCCGAGGACTTGATGGCCCTGGTGGACGCCGCGCACGGGCTGGGGCTGGGCGTGTTTCTGGACGTGGTGTACAACCACTTCGGGCCGGACGGGAATTACCTGACGTGCTACAGCCCGCGCTACTTCACCAGCCGGTTTTCCAGCGCCTGGGGGGAGGGACTGGATTACGCCGAGCCGCACATGCGGCGATACATCACCGGAAATGCGCGCATGTGGCTGCGGGATTACCACCTCGACGGCCTGCGCCTGGACGCCACGCAGGCCATGCCAGACGACAGCCCGGTGCATATCCTGCGCGAGCTGGCAGGCGAGGTGCACAAACTGCGGGGCACCCACCTGCTGCTGGCCGAGGATTACCGCAACCTGCCGGAAATGGTCACCGAGCACCACCTCGACGGCATCTGGATCGACGATTTTCATCACGAGATGCGCGTGACCCTGACCGGGGACAAGGACGGCTACTACCAGCCGTACAGTGGCGGCGCGGCGGCGCTGGCGAACGCCGTGAACCGGGGCTGGGTCTTCGAGGGCCAGTGGTGGCCGCTGGAGGACAGGCCGCGCGGCAAGCCCGCCGACACGCTGGAGGCGCCCAGCCTCGTGTACTTCATTCAGAACCACGATCAGGTGGGCAACCGCGCCATCGGTGACCGGATTCATCACCTGAGTCACGTCTCCCCCGCCCTGTTCCGGGGGGCCAGTACGCTGCTGCTGACGCTGCCCATGACGCCGCTGATCTTCATGGGGCAGGAGTGGGCCGCCAGCACGCCCTTTCCCTTTTTCAGCGACCACCACGGCGAACTGGGGAAACTGGTCAGCGAGGGCCGCAAAAAGGAATTCGAGGGCTTCTCGGGCTTCATGGGTGAAGATGTCCTCGACCCGCAGGACGAAGCGACCTTCCAGCAGGCGAAACTGCGCTGGGACGAAGCTGAAAGCGGCGAGCACGGCCAGACCCTGCGCCTTTACCGCACGCTGACCCGCCTGCGCCAGACTGACCCGGTGCTGAGAAACCGCAGCCGCCAGCACCTCAGCGCCGGCAGCCTGGGCAACGACCTGCTGTGGGTCAAGACTGAAACGGCCGCCGGCCAGCGCGTGCTGCTGTGGAACGTCGGAACGGCCGACCTCAAACTGGATTCCCTGCCCCTGCCTTTTGGGCTGCCGCAAGACGTGGTGTTCTACAGCGAAGCCGACGGCCAGTCCAGCGGGTTTCCCCCCGAACTTCCCGCCGGTCATGCCTTGCTGCTGGGAACGACGGCATGA
- the treY gene encoding malto-oligosyltrehalose synthase, with the protein MTGTLAQSTVHVPQSTYRLQLNADFNFAAARRVLPYLKRLGVSDVYLSPIWASSPGSGHGYDVTDHSVVNPELGGVKGLHKLSAAARELGLGLIVDFVPNHMGIQGGHNPYWEDVLRHGQASRFAHFFDIAWHPLKRALDGKVLLPVLGDQYGRVLERGELKLELRGNEFVLCYWERQLPVSPRSLAPLLGSVLEGLPPRVDDLARAELASIARSVQNLPRSTAEHLSDDDRLSRAQEADVIAHRLGQLMDSSRPICAAISATLNAINADPVRLDALITEQNYRLAYWKVAAEEINYRRFFDINDLAALRMEDPRVFEWAHATLFQLLKDGVVQGVRLDHTDGLYDPAGYFQALQEGAAQVLGSAASIGAAEEPGEAPTPPLPLYVVAEKILEPGEHLPDNWAVHGTTGYDFLAQLSGVFVDAASEDELSSIYRRFTGDRDEYPAHLYRGKLLIQRVSLPGEVNVLAERLVTLAEHDRLARDFTLSTLRGAIRQVIASFPVYRTYIRENGEREPGDDAKIAWAIAEAKRHNRQDGQPLDPSVFDFLQRVLTLEAEDEATRERYANFAMKFQQLTGPVTAKGAEDTAFYRYARLLSLNEVGSDPAHFGTPVKAFHALARERAGKWPHAMLAASTHDTKRGEDTRARISVLSELPQTWAAFLSQWSALFRDLQTRTPDGLLPSQLDIYTLLQNALGAFPLNGDLTAFPDRLSAYMLKAAREAKLRTSWAAPDSEYEAALESFTRALLTHRAFMASLRELHERLSPYGAQNSLSAALVRLTAPGVPDTYQGCEGWNQSLVDPDNRRPVGYASRGRILTRLEHRLDLALARQFLEKYENGAVKTLVTWAALQARRTSPDLFQYGTYAPIEAGKYLLAFARQWEEQSVVTVAPRLTLSLTKEKTSWAYGEVWGNRTLTLPKSGVYKNLLTGETLRARSTKIPVAKVLENFPLALLVQG; encoded by the coding sequence ATGACAGGCACCCTGGCGCAATCCACCGTCCACGTTCCACAGTCCACCTACCGCCTGCAACTGAACGCCGACTTCAACTTCGCGGCGGCCCGGCGGGTGCTGCCTTACCTGAAGCGCCTGGGCGTGTCGGACGTGTACCTGTCGCCTATCTGGGCCAGTTCGCCGGGCAGTGGGCACGGGTACGACGTGACCGATCACAGCGTGGTGAACCCGGAACTGGGCGGGGTAAAGGGCTTGCACAAGCTCTCGGCGGCCGCCCGGGAACTGGGGCTGGGGCTCATCGTGGATTTCGTGCCCAACCACATGGGCATTCAGGGTGGTCACAACCCCTACTGGGAGGACGTGCTGCGGCACGGTCAGGCCAGCCGCTTCGCGCACTTCTTCGATATCGCCTGGCATCCCCTGAAGCGGGCGCTGGACGGCAAAGTCCTGCTGCCGGTGCTGGGCGACCAGTACGGGCGCGTGCTGGAGCGCGGCGAACTGAAGCTGGAGTTGCGCGGCAACGAATTTGTGCTGTGCTACTGGGAGCGCCAGCTCCCCGTGTCCCCGCGCAGCCTCGCGCCGCTGCTGGGAAGCGTGCTGGAGGGCCTGCCTCCCCGCGTGGACGACCTGGCGCGTGCGGAACTGGCGAGCATTGCCCGCAGCGTGCAGAACCTGCCGCGCAGCACCGCCGAGCACCTCTCCGACGACGACCGCCTCAGCCGCGCGCAGGAAGCGGACGTGATCGCCCACCGTCTGGGGCAACTGATGGACTCGTCCAGACCCATCTGCGCGGCCATCAGCGCCACGCTGAACGCCATCAACGCCGATCCGGTGCGGCTGGACGCCCTGATCACCGAGCAGAATTATCGCCTGGCCTACTGGAAAGTCGCCGCCGAGGAGATCAATTACCGCCGCTTTTTCGACATCAACGACCTGGCTGCCCTGCGCATGGAAGACCCGCGCGTGTTCGAGTGGGCGCACGCCACGCTTTTTCAACTGCTGAAAGATGGTGTGGTGCAGGGCGTCCGGCTCGATCACACCGATGGGCTGTACGACCCGGCGGGGTACTTTCAGGCCTTGCAGGAGGGCGCAGCGCAGGTACTCGGTTCTGCGGCCAGTATTGGGGCTGCCGAGGAGCCGGGTGAAGCCCCCACTCCCCCGCTTCCTCTGTACGTGGTGGCCGAGAAAATCCTTGAACCGGGCGAGCACCTGCCCGACAACTGGGCGGTTCACGGCACGACCGGCTACGACTTTCTGGCGCAGTTGAGCGGCGTGTTCGTGGACGCCGCCAGCGAGGACGAGTTGAGCAGCATCTACCGCCGCTTCACGGGCGACCGGGACGAGTACCCGGCGCACCTGTACCGGGGCAAGCTGCTGATTCAGCGCGTGAGTTTGCCCGGTGAGGTGAACGTGCTGGCCGAGCGCCTCGTCACGCTGGCCGAGCATGACCGCCTGGCGCGCGATTTCACGCTGTCCACCCTGCGCGGCGCGATCCGGCAGGTGATTGCTTCGTTCCCCGTGTACCGCACCTACATCCGCGAGAACGGCGAACGTGAACCGGGCGACGACGCGAAGATTGCCTGGGCCATCGCCGAGGCCAAACGCCACAACCGTCAGGACGGCCAGCCGCTCGACCCCTCCGTCTTCGATTTCCTGCAGCGCGTCCTGACGCTGGAAGCCGAGGACGAAGCGACCCGCGAGCGGTATGCGAACTTCGCCATGAAGTTCCAGCAGCTCACTGGCCCGGTCACCGCCAAAGGAGCGGAGGACACCGCGTTCTACCGCTACGCCCGCCTGCTCTCGCTGAACGAGGTGGGCAGCGACCCCGCGCACTTCGGGACACCTGTGAAAGCTTTCCACGCGCTGGCCCGCGAACGGGCCGGGAAATGGCCGCACGCCATGCTGGCCGCCAGCACCCACGACACCAAACGTGGCGAGGACACCCGCGCCCGCATCAGCGTGTTAAGCGAGCTTCCGCAGACCTGGGCGGCGTTCCTGAGCCAGTGGTCGGCACTGTTCCGGGACTTGCAGACGCGCACGCCGGACGGGCTCCTTCCCTCTCAGCTGGATATTTACACGCTCCTGCAAAATGCGCTGGGCGCCTTCCCCCTGAATGGCGACCTGACGGCTTTCCCGGACCGGTTGAGTGCCTACATGCTCAAAGCTGCCCGCGAGGCGAAACTCCGCACCAGCTGGGCTGCCCCCGACAGCGAGTACGAAGCGGCGCTGGAAAGCTTTACCCGCGCCCTGCTGACGCACAGGGCCTTCATGGCGAGTCTGCGTGAGTTGCACGAACGGCTGAGCCCCTACGGCGCCCAGAACAGCCTGAGCGCGGCGCTGGTGCGCCTGACCGCTCCTGGCGTGCCGGACACGTATCAAGGCTGCGAGGGCTGGAACCAGAGCCTGGTTGACCCCGACAACCGCCGCCCGGTGGGTTACGCCAGTCGTGGACGCATTCTCACCCGGCTGGAGCACCGGCTTGACCTGGCACTGGCCCGGCAATTCCTGGAGAAATACGAGAACGGCGCCGTGAAAACCCTGGTGACCTGGGCCGCCCTGCAAGCCCGCCGGACGTCTCCAGATCTGTTTCAGTACGGTACTTACGCGCCCATCGAGGCTGGAAAATACCTGCTGGCCTTCGCCCGGCAATGGGAAGAGCAGAGCGTGGTCACGGTCGCGCCGCGCCTCACGTTGTCCCTGACAAAAGAGAAAACGTCGTGGGCCTACGGGGAAGTGTGGGGCAACCGGACGCTCACACTGCCGAAATCAGGCGTTTACAAAAATCTCCTGACGGGTGAAACCCTTCGCGCCAGAAGCACGAAGATCCCTGTGGCGAAGGTGTTGGAAAACTTCCCACTTGCTTTACTTGTGCAGGGCTAA
- a CDS encoding branched-chain amino acid ABC transporter substrate-binding protein translates to MLGQAAATPLKVAVVGPLSGDQSAFGKAMQQGAELAVSFKRKAFAAMGYDLILVPFDDQASATRASGIADKITADPAILGVIGAYNSSVSNVLAGAFEPSGLAIISPGSTNDKLTQNGWKHFSRVVAPDGAQGTAAADLLREKQVKRVAVISDNTTYGNGLMKITETALKDSSIAVPVALGAGTPEQINSAVKAIKKANVDAVYFGGTYDVGAVLLKSLRAAGVKGFFLGADGLDTADYLKAARHDAVRTSYTTVFGLQEDERSSQSFVKLYQTAYKTKPDGLAAFSFDAMNVLLNALEQSMAEQKWPSRAQVAAAVRQIDLPACKPSEFGCQNITGPISFNTYGERTRARIFIMEVSPQLRPSILKALTIRQ, encoded by the coding sequence ATGCTGGGTCAGGCGGCAGCCACGCCACTCAAGGTCGCCGTGGTTGGCCCCCTCAGTGGCGACCAGTCGGCTTTTGGTAAAGCCATGCAGCAAGGCGCAGAACTGGCAGTGAGCTTCAAACGCAAAGCGTTCGCTGCAATGGGATACGACTTGATACTGGTGCCTTTCGATGACCAGGCCAGCGCCACCCGAGCAAGTGGAATCGCCGACAAGATCACTGCCGACCCCGCCATCCTGGGTGTCATTGGTGCCTACAACTCCAGTGTCAGCAACGTCCTGGCCGGCGCCTTCGAACCCAGCGGACTGGCCATCATCTCGCCTGGCAGCACGAACGATAAGCTCACCCAGAACGGCTGGAAGCACTTTAGTCGCGTGGTCGCGCCGGACGGCGCCCAGGGAACCGCCGCCGCCGATCTCCTGCGGGAAAAACAGGTCAAACGTGTGGCCGTCATTTCGGACAACACCACCTATGGCAATGGGCTGATGAAAATCACTGAAACGGCTTTAAAGGACAGCTCGATTGCCGTGCCTGTAGCGCTTGGCGCAGGAACGCCCGAGCAGATCAACAGCGCCGTGAAAGCCATCAAGAAAGCCAACGTCGACGCCGTGTATTTCGGCGGAACTTATGATGTGGGTGCTGTCCTGCTCAAGAGCTTACGGGCCGCTGGCGTAAAGGGGTTTTTCCTGGGTGCAGACGGACTGGACACGGCTGATTACCTGAAAGCAGCGCGGCACGATGCCGTGCGGACTTCCTACACGACCGTGTTCGGTCTACAGGAAGATGAAAGATCCTCGCAAAGCTTCGTCAAGCTCTATCAGACGGCCTACAAGACGAAACCTGATGGTCTGGCCGCTTTCTCATTTGACGCCATGAACGTCCTGTTGAATGCCCTTGAACAATCCATGGCAGAGCAAAAGTGGCCCAGCAGAGCGCAGGTGGCGGCCGCCGTTCGCCAGATTGATTTGCCCGCATGTAAGCCCAGCGAGTTCGGCTGTCAGAACATCACCGGCCCGATCAGTTTCAACACCTATGGCGAACGTACCCGTGCGCGCATCTTCATTATGGAAGTCAGTCCACAACTGAGGCCCAGCATCCTCAAAGCCTTGACCATCCGGCAGTAG